AGGCTGAGCTTGTCATGATCCCCGTGGACCGTGACGGAGTGGTGGAGCTCGAGGCGCTCGCCGGTCTGCTCGCCGAGGATCCGGAGGCCATCGCCCTGGTGGCAGTGATGTGGGCGAACAATGAGACGGGAGCGATTCAGCCGGTGGAGGAGATCGGCCGGATGTGCGCAGAGGCGGGGGTGCCGCTCCACACGGATGCTGTGCAGGCATTCGGCTCGGTGCCGGTGAGCTTCGCCGAGTCAGGCGCCTCCGCCATGGCCATCAGCGGGCACAAGATCGGCGCTCCGGTGGGGATCGGGGCCCTGCTGGTGCGGCGAGACGTGAAGCTGACCCCTGTGCAGCACGGGGGAGGCCAGGAGCGCGACATCCGGTCCGGGACGCTCGACGTCGCGGGGCTGGCCGCGTTCGCCGCCGTCGCGGAGGAGGCGGTGGATTCGCTGAGCGGTGAGGCTGCCCGGCTGAGCAGACTGCGGAACCGGCTGGCTGACGTCGTCGGACCTTTGGAGGGGGCGACCCTGCGCGGCCCGGACCCGAGGGCGCGCCCGGAGAAGCGGCTGCCGAACAACCTGCACTTCACGGTGGACGGCGCGGAGGGCGATTCGATGCTGTTCATGCTGGACATGGCCGGGTTCGACACCGCAACGGGTTCTGCCTGTACGGCGGGGGTGCCGCGCCCTTCGCATGTCCTGCTGGCCATGGGGCTGTCTGAGGAGGAGGCTCGCGGCGCCCAGCGCCTCACCCTCGGCTGGACCACCGCCGAGGAGGATGTCGAGGCGCTCGCCGCGGCTCTCCCCGGCATCATCGACCAGGCCAAACAGGCCGGCCTCGCCGCTTCGCGGCGCCAATAGGGTAGTAAGTAGGGCGGTCAGCTGTCGGCGGCCCAGTCGAAGGGGGCGTGGGGGTCCTGCTGGGCGGTCGTCTCGCGGGGGGCCGGGGTGCCGTCCTCGGAGGCGGAGATCGCCTGGTGGTGTCGGATGACCTCTTCGATGATGAAGTTCAGGAACTTCTCGGCGAAGTCCGGGTCCAGCTCCGCGTTCGCAGCCAGCTGCTTGAGCCGGGCGATCTGGTTCTTCTCCCGCTGAGGGTCCGACGGCGGCAGCCTGTGCCGGGCCTTGAGCATCCCCACCCGCTGGGTCGCCTTGAACCGCTCCGCGAGCAGGTGGATGAGCGCGGCGTCGATGTTGTCGATCGAGGAGCGCATCGACAGCAGCTCCTGCATGATCTCAGGGTCCACGTACTTCCCGGCTTCGCCGGCCCGGTCATAGGAGGGCTGCTGGGTGCTCATGAACATACCCTAGCGAAGAGGCCTCAGGCGGGCTGGTAGTGCCGGCTGCGGGCGGTGTCGAT
The sequence above is drawn from the Nesterenkonia populi genome and encodes:
- a CDS encoding cysteine desulfurase family protein; translation: MPPYFDHAATTPLKPSAGQAITGHSGLANPSSLHGSGRRARLAADSARARLAAAAGADPSEVIITSGGTEADNLAVKGLYWQRRGEDARRRRILLPGIEHHAVLDTAEWLETHEEAELVMIPVDRDGVVELEALAGLLAEDPEAIALVAVMWANNETGAIQPVEEIGRMCAEAGVPLHTDAVQAFGSVPVSFAESGASAMAISGHKIGAPVGIGALLVRRDVKLTPVQHGGGQERDIRSGTLDVAGLAAFAAVAEEAVDSLSGEAARLSRLRNRLADVVGPLEGATLRGPDPRARPEKRLPNNLHFTVDGAEGDSMLFMLDMAGFDTATGSACTAGVPRPSHVLLAMGLSEEEARGAQRLTLGWTTAEEDVEALAAALPGIIDQAKQAGLAASRRQ
- a CDS encoding chorismate mutase codes for the protein MSTQQPSYDRAGEAGKYVDPEIMQELLSMRSSIDNIDAALIHLLAERFKATQRVGMLKARHRLPPSDPQREKNQIARLKQLAANAELDPDFAEKFLNFIIEEVIRHHQAISASEDGTPAPRETTAQQDPHAPFDWAADS